A genomic region of Anas acuta chromosome 25, bAnaAcu1.1, whole genome shotgun sequence contains the following coding sequences:
- the SPOP gene encoding speckle-type POZ protein gives MSRVPSPPPPAEMSSGPVAESWCYTQIKVVKFSYMWTINNFSFCREEMGEVIKSSTFSSGANDKLKWCLRVNPKGLDEESKDYLSLYLLLVSCPKSEVRAKFKFSILNAKGEETKAMESQRAYRFVQGKDWGFKKFIRRDFLLDEANGLLPDDKLTLFCEVSVVQDSVNISGQNTMNMVKVPECRLADELGGLWENSRFTDCCLCVAGQEFQAHKAILAARSPVFSAMFEHEMEESKKNRVEINDVEPEVFKEMMCFIYTGKAPNLDKMADDLLAAADKYALERLKVMCEDALCSNLSVENAAEILILADLHSADQLKTQAVDFINYHASDVMETSGWKSMVVSHPHLVAEAYRSLASAQCPFLGPPRKRLKQS, from the exons ATGTCAAGGGTGCCgagtcctcctcctccggcagaAATGTCGAGTGGACCTGTAGCAGAGAGCTGGTGCTACACTCAG ATTAAAGTGGTGAAGTTTTCCTACATGTGGACCATAAACAACTTCAGCTTCTGCCGAGAGGAAATGGGTGAGGTCATCAAAAGCTCAACCTTTTCATCTGGAGCCAATGATAAACTCAAATG GTGTTTACGCGTGAACCCTAAAGGCTTGGATGAAGAAAGTAAAGATTATCTATCCCTCTATCTGTTGCTGGTGAGCTGTCCAAAAAGTGAAGTTCGAGCAAAGTTCAAATTCTCCATCCTGAATGctaaaggagaagaaacaaaagcaatgg AGAGCCAGCGAGCGTATCGATTTGTACAAGGCAAGGACTGGGGATTCAAAAAATTTATTAGAAGAGACTTTCTTCTGGATGAAGCCAATGGACTTCTTCCAGATGACAAACTCACTCTCTTCTGTGAG GTTAGTGTGGTACAAGACTCTGTAAATATCTCCGGCCAAAATACTATGAACATGGTGAAGGTTCCAGAGTGCCGCTTGGCAGATGAGCTGGGAGGGCTCTGGGAGAACTCGCGCTTCACGGACTGCTGCCTGTGTGTTGCAGGCCAGGAGTTCCAGGCTCACAAAGCCATCCTAGCAG CACGTTCACCGGTTTTCAGCGCCATGTTTGAGCATGAGATGGAAGAGAGTAAAAAG AATCGGGTTGAAATCAATGATGTGGAGCCTGAAGTTTTTAAGGAAATGATGTGCTTTATTTACACGGGGAAGGCACCAAATCTTGACAAAATGGCTGATGActtgctggcagctgctgaCAAG TACGCTCTGGAGCGTCTGAAGGTGATGTGTGAGGATGCACTGTGCAGTAACCTGTCCGTGGAAAACGCAGCGGAGATCCTCATTCTGGCTGACCTACATAGTGCTGAtcaactgaaaactcaagcAGTGGACTTCATTAATTA TCATGCTTCTGACGTCATGGAGACATCAGGCTGGAAGTCTATGGTAGTATCACATCCCCATTTGGTGGCTGAGGCGTATCGCTCTTTGGCCTCTGCACAGTGTCCCTTTCTGGGACCTCCACGTAAGCGACTGAAGCAATCCTAA